TGAAACAGTACAGAAATCAATTCTTCTCATTGTGTATGTCAATCTTActggtaattttattttgtcagGTGATGTTGCCTTCAGAATACTAGACTCAGTAAACAGCATCAGACGTAGAGCTATGCAAGATGTTCTCGAAGATGATTTACAGGAAGAAACTAAGATTTATGTATGTGACATAAACCCTAACATGTTGAATGTTGGTAAAAAGCGGGCGTTGGAGAGAGGTCAGATAATGCTGTGAGTTTGACTTTAGGTTGCACTAGGCATTCTCCTTAGATATTGGACAAACAAATTCTACTTTTGTTTATAAATGTACAATCGTGTATTGAAATTTACAGGTATTGGAGAAGACAAATCCCTTCTATGGGTGGAGGGTGACGCAGAAGCCTTGTCTTTTGGAGATAATACAATGGATGGTTACACAATTGCATTTGGAATTAGGAATGTTACACACACGTGGACAGAGGGAGGTAAGGCCTAGTGGGGGCACATGCCCCCTCTCATCCCTTTTGTTTTattacaaattattcaattaatcatattaaaatagtgaaaatgttcttttagtttttaaatgccCCTCCGTCTTGTATATTTTTCTCACGCACTAATGTCTAAACCTTTTTTAGTTGCATGTACTTGGTTAATTAGTACAGATGAGCATTAGATTGTCAACAATTAAAGACAAAATTAGACGATAGAGTAATAAAATTAGgcattttgtaattaattttttcagCATTTGTAAAAGAATCAGCTTTATTTGTCCAAAAAAGGAGCTCAAATTTTTTAAGATGCCCCCTCTTAGTTAAATTTCTGACTTCGTCCCTGTACACACATAGAGAAAGTGCTGTCTGAAGCCTATCAGTAAGGTGGCCAAACCTCTGTACTGGTTAACAAATACTAACAATTAATAATAATGCAAGGCAAGTTATCATGATGGAAAATTGGTAAATGATCTCTCTAAATAGGCTATCACTCCTTCTGTATGAAGAATTCAATGGTTTTTACTCCGTGTATCAACTGTTGAATAAGTAACTTatttcaattagttttaagcACGTCACCTGTagtattttcatttttgtttttgcgTTGATAGCGCTAGAATACAGCTTGAGTAGTTAAATTGTGGGTAAATTAtataaaactacctcaattattgggtcattaacagtttcatacctcgtttttaaaaagtttcaatgttgCTTATACCTTATCTTCGactttgttgcaatgtcataccttccgtcagttgtctgtcaattcctttgttaaatgctgacgtggcttgagaCGGGGCCCACATTCTATTAAATGGGTTGCAAGGAATGGGCGGAGGTTTCTCGATAAACTATCTTACTTGAATGAAGAAAGACAGAACTCTTCTTCATATACAAAATTTTCAGTCCAGTCCTTtgcttaataatttttttaatagaaagtgggcccctcctcaagccacgtcagcatttaacagaggaattgacagacaactgacagaaggtatgacattgcaacaaattcgaagataaggtatgacattgaaacgtTTTAAAGACGAGGTATGAAATTGTTAATGAtctaatagttgaggtagttttatgtaatatACCCTTAAATTGTCCATCCTTGTGACTGCTATTTTGGTTTTCTCAAATTAGTTATTCTCATGCGGAAGCTTTTAAGGCGGAGGAGAGGATTGTGAGACATACCAATTTCCTCCTTATTGTCTCTGTCAGATGTTATAGGCAACAAGGCACACTTACAAACATTTTTCCGACTCTATTCCCTGCTTTTCCATAAAGAATAATAGAAATATGTAAATTGTTTCCATTACCTTTGGTATATGGATGTGTTCCCTTCTAAACAATTATGCAGATGCGCTAAAACTGACACACACGATGAACCAATATCTAGAGCTACAGTAGGTAGAAAGAACCAGGTGAAAACCTGAATAATTTTTTAGTATGATGTGCACATGCAGTTCTAAAGAACCAACTTTGAAGCTAAAAAGGTGATATATGCCTTAGGGGATTAACAGTAAGATGAAACTACCAGTATATAACTTGACCAAAATGAAACTAGAGGTATATAACTGACTTGTACTGATACCACTGATACATATAGGAAAACCTGTGAAACAATCTTCTTCGAGGGCGTTTCTACAGCTCAATCCATCTAAAAACTTCTCGGCCTTCATGATATAAGCTTTTGTGCCAATGTTAAGTTATGCTGGTCATTTTGATTATTAATAGGCTGTTGTGTATTTTTGCGGGAAGAGGCATTAAAGTAGTTTGTCAAATTGTTACACTAATCATGTTTGCTCTTTATGATTTTGTTAATAGAGTGCTAAAGCGTGGAGGAAGGTTCCTGTGCCTTGAACTGAGCCATGTAGACATTCCTGTATTCAAAGAATTGTAAGTATTTGACACTTTTAGTTGGTTAAATTTGCAATTTCTAACCTACGAGGGAATCTCTTTTGAGTTATCACTGACATCATCATGTCTGTACGGGAAATATTATAGATTCATGGTCTGCTGCATAGATATTTTTTGTTACGAAAGTTTAACGTTAATCCAGCTGCTTGAattcaatagctcaaaaataGGTGGAGTTCGCCCTTTGCTCCAAATGTTATGTTGAAGTTCCTTATCCCAGGAAAAAACAAGGAAAGACAAATGCTCCATTGAATTTGACTTTAATTGGAATTTTCTGTTGTCGTAAGCACCATACGCTTCAAGCTGCACACTGGCATGAGCGTGTAGTGTCAATTGATATGCACACAAGTGCTACCGTGCCCTCCAGCTTAGAGGAAAATCTTTTACGATAGACATTTGAGTCATTGGCAAAGATTGTTATGGCGGGCAACGGTGCATACCATTTGATGGACGCTTGCTTTCTTTCTTGTGTATTTCTTTTAGTCGTGTAATTAAGGTTTCCTCATTTCCTCGTGCAGCTATGATTTTTACTCATTCTCAGTCATTTCAGCCCTTGGAGAGCTCGTTGCAGGGGATAGAAAATCATACCAGTACTTGGTAGAGAGTATTCGTCGTTTCCCCCCACAGGTTTTGTTTTCAGATTCCATACTTGAGTACTCTATTTTAGTATTATCCGCATTTTGATTGGTCCTGCTCGTACTTCTTTCTTGTAAATTTTCTTATATTCCCTTACATTTCATCTTATGTACTGATTGCAGGAGAAGTTTGCTTCGATGATTGCGGATGCAGGATTCCAGCAGGTTGAATATGAGAACCTTGTTGGAGGTGTAGTTGCTATTCATTCGGGGTTGAAAGTTTAGTAGcgtttttaagtatttggacCCCGAAAATTCTCAAAAGCATCTGTTTGAACAATTTTGGCATTGAGCTTTTTGTTTTACCTCTCCGTAATCAcctttaagaaattaaataagtGAAATAAGTAATGTTTTGTATGTAAGTCTCAGATCAACTCATGCTCAAAACAATCAATGAGACTTGTGTAACTCTCAAACTGACAAACGAATGCCGCGGCACAAGGGGCAGCAACTACTGCCACGACAAAGGCGCGGCATTCAAGTGGCAGCAACTACTGCCACGACAAAGGAACGCCGGTTGCCATTGAAACCAATGATCTCTACCATCCCCAGTTTAGTATTTTGCAGAATTTCTTTCGTTTCTTTCTCTGTAGATTTGAAGTTTGTGATTTGTAAGAATTTTTTACTGATTGAAAAGAACATTTATGTAAAGAGAGAAACCTCGAGTACAACTATTTTCAGTACAATCAAAGAGTAAAACATTTCTAGCAATAGCGGGTAAGGACCTATCCCATATATAAGTATCATGAATGGAGTGCCATACACGAGTAATGACATTAGTTGGGAAATTTGCCTCTCTAGAAATATGAGTCCAAGAATATAGAAGAAAAGGATTGTGCAAGTAATCTAATGTCCTCAAGAATAGTCTTCAATCGCCAAGGCGTTATGCACTTGTTGAAAACAGATTCAATAATGAGTTTGGAGTCACCTTCGACACAGACATCCTTGAAACCTTTGACTTTTGCAGACTTTAGGGTATCACATAAGACAAGTGATGGTGCTTCAGCAGCAGCAGATGTAGGATTCTCTCCAAGGTGGCGCGCCCCGGCCAAATCATAGGCAGCATCACGCTCACCAATTCCTCTTCCAGTTGTGTTGAATCTGCATCTTTCACAAATATTGACTTGTATGATTGTACCAAGAGTCGAACGAAGAAAATGTTTCAAGTCATATTATTATTGCAAGCTGTCAAGACCCGACTTGTCCTTAAGGTTGCATTGCATGGAAATTAGTCCAATATCAATGCTGGACCGGTTATTTTATTAGAAAAATTTAGACAGGACATTTTAACAGTTGAATCTATTATAAATAGGTGAAAGAGAGAGGGGGAACCTTTGCTAAAGGTTGAAGTGGAACGAGATCAGAGTATCACATTGTCTTGTTATCTTTACTTGTTTTGGATATGGGAGATggatgcgagagagagagagatagagagaaccTTTTTTTGCTAGAGGTTGAAGTGGAATGAGATCAGAGTATCGCACTGTCTTGGTGTCTTTACTTATTTTGGATTTGGGAGATGAATATGAAAGAAAAAGGGTGAAAGAGACTCGTATAATGTGTTTCACCATTGTTTGCGCTTTTGTTGTTCACAAGAGGGAACTGAGGCTGAGTTTTCAATCGGCGTCTGGGGTCTCAAAGTTACACCTTTATATAGGAAAGTTCACCGAGAAAACATATACAAC
This window of the Malus domestica chromosome 03, GDT2T_hap1 genome carries:
- the LOC103407620 gene encoding 2-methoxy-6-polyprenyl-1,4-benzoquinol methylase, mitochondrial-like; protein product: MIVIYRDTVMAVRTVTRKSGSNLLPRFSPAALLHSHATSFGFKEVREEEKGRMVGNVFSSVASNYDLMNDVMSAGLHRLWKDRLVSKLNPFPGMKHLDVAGRTGDVAFRILDSVNSIRRRAMQDVLEDDLQEETKIYVCDINPNMLNVGKKRALERGIGEDKSLLWVEGDAEALSFGDNTMDGYTIAFGIRNVTHTWTEGEKVLSEAYQVLKRGGRFLCLELSHVDIPVFKEFYDFYSFSVISALGELVAGDRKSYQYLVESIRRFPPQEKFASMIADAGFQQVEYENLVGGVVAIHSGLKV